Proteins from a single region of Candidatus Palauibacter australiensis:
- a CDS encoding metallophosphoesterase, with protein sequence MQRTIVHFADLHLDSPFAWCEATGDVARRRREALRDTLLAIVDLVRSTGADALFCGGDLYEHDRVTLDTANFLRQTFASLDPVPVYIAPGNHDWYGPTSVYATGGWSGNVHIFRDAALRAVSLAPGITLWGAAHCAPANTDNFLGDGFRVSGAGAHVALFHGAERSWLAAQGEGKAPHAPFETAEIPDSGLNHAFLGHYHRPADGGHHTYPGNPDPLQFGEEGERGPVVATIDAEGEVTRERHVVAVTPVHDLRLDVTGLTSRQQIRDALRAMTESLAGLARLTVCGDLEPSLDLQEDTIREQLRDTFDAVQIRKFELHLAYDLDEIRGEPTVRGQFVEDVLGAELPDDEERRVLRMGLRALDGRDDLEVL encoded by the coding sequence GTGCAACGGACGATCGTCCACTTCGCCGACCTCCACCTCGACTCGCCGTTCGCTTGGTGCGAGGCGACGGGCGACGTGGCACGGCGGCGGCGCGAGGCGCTTCGCGACACCCTGCTCGCGATCGTGGACCTCGTGCGCTCGACCGGCGCCGACGCGCTCTTCTGCGGAGGCGATCTGTACGAGCACGACCGCGTCACGCTGGACACGGCGAACTTCCTGCGGCAGACCTTCGCCTCCCTCGATCCGGTGCCGGTCTACATCGCGCCCGGCAATCACGACTGGTACGGGCCGACGAGCGTGTACGCGACGGGTGGCTGGAGCGGGAACGTCCACATCTTTCGCGATGCGGCGCTTCGGGCGGTCTCCCTCGCGCCGGGCATCACGCTGTGGGGCGCCGCGCACTGCGCGCCCGCCAACACGGACAACTTCCTCGGCGACGGCTTCCGGGTCTCCGGCGCGGGGGCGCACGTGGCGCTCTTCCACGGAGCGGAACGGTCGTGGCTCGCGGCACAGGGTGAAGGGAAGGCGCCGCACGCCCCCTTCGAGACCGCCGAAATCCCTGACAGCGGCCTGAACCACGCCTTCCTCGGCCACTATCACCGGCCGGCGGACGGCGGGCACCACACCTATCCGGGCAACCCCGACCCGCTGCAGTTCGGAGAGGAAGGGGAGCGCGGGCCCGTCGTGGCGACGATCGACGCGGAGGGCGAGGTCACGCGCGAGCGCCACGTGGTGGCGGTTACCCCGGTTCATGACCTGCGGCTGGACGTCACGGGCCTCACGAGCCGCCAGCAGATTCGGGACGCCCTGCGCGCGATGACGGAGAGCCTCGCGGGGCTCGCGCGCCTCACGGTGTGCGGCGACCTGGAGCCGTCGCTCGACCTGCAGGAGGACACGATCCGCGAACAGTTGCGCGACACGTTCGACGCCGTGCAGATCCGGAAATTCGAATTGCACCTTGCCTACGACCTCGACGAGATCCGCGGGGAGCCCACGGTACGGGGACAGTTCGTCGAAGATGTGCTGGGAGCGGAGTTGCCGGACGATGAGGAGCGCCGCGTCCTGCGGATGGGACTCCGGGCACTCGACGGCCGCGACGATCTCGAGGTGCTGTGA